A single window of Streptomyces sp. NBC_00464 DNA harbors:
- a CDS encoding ATP-binding protein, whose product MNTQQTPSTTGHRATPLLRLHLFGRFRVSRDDCSELTGRWPRLTAQALVKLLAVTPGHRLHREQIMDICWPDTDPHAAAGNLRVALHAARRALEPELAPRAASSYLVSDGAMLSLDPATVWVDTDHAEEAAESALASRDPAALKDALALFTGEMLPEDRYLSWTEPRRARLTALKEEMYLGLASAHLERGEFQEATAAAEHVLRASPAEEAAHRILIDACIRQGLRRRAVGQYHLCREALAAELGVPPGPETERLHRLALATTHRPGPAQVALPAPLQSPDVAPLRGRDELLRRLLTTEGAPVRILTGEAGVGKTRLVAEAARLAAASGSAVLWGAGHDAEGHTPYGVFAEALDGWLAERDVTERARVGAEYPELAAFLPSLGQVRSPGDRSPGEERDRLFRATAGLLTELATVQPVLLVLDDLHAADSGSYQLLSHLARRASRPGFPLRVLVTYRAEELADSGPRVVDLAALLRQPQIVHETVQRLDREACMAVARDVASAMGEASLPGAGPDSARRLDRVWDLSLGNPLFAGELARNLSADDPGDVAPDGVRQLVAEKLARLDGNTRRVVEALSVGGAETSLSELLDVAADGLHPPLSGAAAITALDEAIGAALIEERTVVVTGRHETGIAFRHPLVRLTCYERLSAVRRRHLHGAFAQAVRRRRPDAVDTLASHFARADDARAAEYLRLAAERAAALYANDTADRYYRDLIARLDVDAGRARLAHAQVLRSMGHFEQAVGALRPALAEFERLHDHDNRVLAAALLAEMLVRTGSPAPGLAILRQHPVTEETAPEPTAGHFLTLSVILSTQGHYDDGWAAAERALTAADAVPGHSSHGLKARAIVLQASNLGLAGHFDLAHAAGDRALAPAEAYGDPTLLGSVLSMLRENARRAGRLREAIERGERALGLAERSGGPAAAAFERANLAELWLLLEEPERARALAEAAVAGAEQAEAWCLPYALAALARTRWAMNDAVDAEVLLDRAESVAATLGDQRGNHAVRTSRAELALHMGDPETALRVLDRFSDEEPVPAAWGELLSGRAESARQRAVAEVSRAERTGEHLAEVEARLALGAALSVLGEDAEGAGELARAESLAELLPYPAGTSRAAWARALLRAAEQS is encoded by the coding sequence ATGAACACGCAGCAAACGCCCTCCACCACCGGCCATCGCGCCACCCCTTTGCTGCGTCTGCACCTTTTCGGCCGATTCCGGGTATCACGTGACGATTGTTCCGAACTTACCGGGCGGTGGCCGCGGCTGACGGCCCAGGCACTGGTCAAGCTGCTCGCTGTCACCCCGGGCCATCGGCTGCACCGGGAGCAGATCATGGACATCTGCTGGCCGGACACCGATCCGCACGCGGCCGCCGGCAATCTCCGCGTCGCGCTGCACGCCGCGAGGCGCGCGCTGGAGCCCGAGCTCGCCCCGCGCGCCGCGTCTTCGTACCTCGTGTCGGACGGGGCGATGCTCTCGCTCGACCCGGCCACCGTATGGGTCGACACCGACCATGCCGAAGAGGCTGCCGAGTCCGCTCTGGCGTCGCGCGACCCCGCCGCGCTGAAGGACGCTCTGGCCCTGTTCACGGGCGAGATGCTGCCGGAGGACCGTTACCTCTCGTGGACGGAGCCGCGCCGGGCACGGCTCACCGCCCTGAAGGAGGAGATGTACCTGGGGCTGGCATCGGCCCACCTGGAGAGGGGCGAGTTCCAGGAGGCGACAGCGGCGGCGGAACACGTCCTGCGGGCCAGCCCGGCCGAGGAGGCGGCGCACCGGATCCTGATCGACGCCTGCATACGCCAGGGGCTGCGACGGCGCGCGGTGGGCCAGTACCACCTGTGCCGTGAGGCGCTCGCGGCCGAGCTCGGTGTCCCGCCCGGTCCGGAGACGGAGCGTCTGCACCGGCTCGCCCTGGCCACCACGCACAGGCCGGGCCCGGCCCAGGTGGCCCTGCCCGCGCCCCTGCAGAGCCCGGACGTGGCCCCCTTGCGCGGCCGGGACGAGCTGCTGCGCCGGCTGCTCACCACCGAAGGTGCGCCGGTTCGCATACTGACGGGCGAGGCCGGTGTGGGGAAGACCCGGCTGGTGGCCGAGGCCGCACGGCTCGCCGCCGCCTCCGGATCGGCCGTGCTGTGGGGCGCCGGCCACGATGCCGAAGGACACACTCCTTACGGCGTCTTCGCAGAGGCGCTCGACGGCTGGCTGGCCGAGCGGGACGTGACCGAACGCGCCCGCGTGGGCGCGGAGTATCCGGAACTGGCGGCCTTCCTTCCGTCGCTGGGCCAGGTACGGTCCCCCGGTGACCGCAGTCCCGGGGAGGAACGCGACCGCCTGTTTCGCGCCACGGCCGGCCTTCTCACCGAACTCGCCACGGTGCAACCGGTGTTGCTCGTTCTGGACGATCTGCATGCCGCGGATTCCGGCTCGTACCAACTGCTGAGCCACCTGGCACGACGCGCTTCCCGTCCTGGATTCCCCTTGCGCGTCCTGGTGACGTACCGGGCCGAGGAACTCGCCGACTCCGGTCCTCGGGTCGTGGATCTTGCGGCTCTGCTGCGGCAGCCGCAGATCGTGCACGAGACCGTCCAGCGCCTCGACCGGGAAGCGTGCATGGCCGTGGCGCGCGATGTCGCATCCGCGATGGGCGAGGCGTCTCTTCCCGGGGCCGGGCCGGACAGTGCGAGGCGGTTGGACCGGGTGTGGGACCTGTCTCTGGGCAACCCGCTGTTCGCCGGTGAACTCGCCCGGAACCTGAGCGCGGACGACCCCGGGGACGTGGCGCCGGACGGGGTCCGGCAGTTGGTGGCGGAGAAGCTCGCGCGCCTCGACGGGAACACCCGACGCGTGGTGGAGGCGCTGTCCGTCGGCGGCGCCGAGACATCGTTGTCGGAGCTGCTCGACGTGGCCGCCGACGGCTTGCATCCGCCTCTCTCGGGGGCCGCGGCGATCACCGCTCTGGACGAGGCCATCGGCGCCGCGCTCATCGAGGAGCGGACCGTCGTCGTGACCGGACGGCACGAGACGGGAATCGCCTTCCGGCACCCGTTGGTCCGCCTCACCTGTTACGAACGGTTGTCCGCCGTCCGCCGCAGGCACCTGCACGGCGCCTTCGCGCAGGCGGTGCGCCGCCGCCGCCCCGACGCCGTCGACACGCTCGCCTCGCATTTCGCGCGCGCCGACGACGCCCGCGCGGCCGAGTACCTGCGCCTGGCGGCGGAACGGGCCGCGGCCCTGTACGCGAACGACACGGCCGACCGCTACTACCGGGACCTGATAGCCCGGCTCGATGTCGACGCGGGCCGCGCCCGGCTCGCGCACGCTCAGGTGCTGCGCAGCATGGGCCACTTCGAGCAGGCTGTCGGCGCCCTGCGGCCGGCCCTGGCCGAGTTCGAACGGCTGCACGACCACGACAATCGCGTCCTCGCAGCGGCACTGCTGGCGGAAATGCTGGTCAGAACGGGGTCCCCCGCACCCGGCCTCGCCATCCTGCGGCAGCATCCCGTAACGGAGGAAACCGCGCCCGAACCGACGGCGGGTCACTTCCTGACGCTGTCCGTCATCCTCAGTACCCAAGGTCATTACGACGACGGGTGGGCCGCCGCCGAACGCGCCCTGACAGCGGCGGACGCGGTGCCGGGACATTCCAGCCACGGTCTGAAGGCCCGTGCCATCGTCCTGCAGGCGAGCAATCTGGGGCTGGCGGGCCACTTCGACCTGGCGCATGCTGCGGGCGACAGAGCGTTGGCGCCGGCCGAGGCCTACGGCGATCCGACGCTCCTCGGATCGGTCCTGTCGATGCTGCGGGAGAACGCGCGCCGCGCCGGCCGCCTGCGCGAGGCGATCGAGAGGGGAGAGCGCGCCCTCGGCCTCGCCGAACGGTCCGGCGGACCGGCGGCCGCCGCCTTCGAGCGGGCGAACCTCGCGGAACTGTGGCTGCTCCTGGAGGAGCCCGAGCGGGCCCGCGCTCTCGCCGAGGCCGCGGTCGCGGGCGCTGAACAGGCCGAGGCCTGGTGCCTCCCGTACGCACTCGCGGCGCTGGCCCGCACCCGGTGGGCCATGAACGACGCAGTCGACGCCGAGGTCCTCCTGGACCGCGCCGAGTCGGTCGCCGCCACGCTCGGGGACCAGCGGGGGAACCACGCGGTGCGCACCTCACGTGCGGAACTCGCTCTGCACATGGGGGATCCGGAGACGGCGCTGCGGGTGCTGGACCGTTTCAGCGACGAGGAACCGGTGCCGGCGGCCTGGGGCGAGCTTCTCTCCGGCCGTGCCGAATCCGCCCGGCAGCGCGCCGTGGCCGAGGTGTCGCGGGCGGAACGTACCGGGGAGCATCTTGCGGAGGTGGAGGCTCGTCTCGCACTCGGTGCCGCCTTGTCCGTGCTCGGCGAGGACGCCGAGGGGGCCGGGGAACTGGCGCGGGCCGAGTCGCTGGCCGAGCTCCTTCCCTACCCGGCCGGGACGAGCCGCGCCGCCTGGGCGCGGGCTCTGTTGCGCGCTGCGGAACAAAGCTGA
- a CDS encoding helix-turn-helix transcriptional regulator, with protein MGLTGWDTQWQALGLGADELRVYEALLDVPEHASRTALAQSLGLAVRRVANALDQLAEHSFTHPARGAAALPQAVAPSTALRNLIHLRQAELLRKSAELEELTGSVDRIAAQLLSSVNTPRTTGIETVRGGAAIAARVASLLVSASEEVALLDRPPYAASQPDGMPAPLDVAEPVRRGVRVRVAVDREGLSFQGRARGLGDLALQGVQIRVGTDLPTKLITVDRRVTLLPPTDAADPTASALVVSDALLSNALVPLFEAVWERAVPIGSVTHDRITDEDRELLTMLASGLKDEAMARRLDIHVHTVRRRITRLMQALNAETRFQAGVRAALRGWLTV; from the coding sequence GTGGGGCTGACTGGGTGGGACACGCAATGGCAGGCGCTCGGGCTCGGAGCGGACGAACTCCGGGTGTACGAAGCGCTGCTCGACGTACCCGAACACGCCTCCCGTACCGCGCTGGCCCAGTCCCTGGGGCTGGCCGTCCGCCGGGTCGCGAACGCGCTCGATCAATTGGCCGAGCACAGCTTCACCCACCCGGCCCGGGGCGCGGCCGCGCTTCCCCAAGCCGTGGCCCCGTCCACCGCGCTGCGCAATCTGATCCACCTGAGGCAGGCCGAACTTCTCCGCAAATCAGCCGAGTTGGAGGAGCTCACCGGATCCGTCGACCGCATCGCCGCCCAGCTGCTGAGCTCCGTGAACACCCCCCGCACCACCGGCATCGAGACGGTCAGAGGTGGGGCGGCGATCGCCGCGCGGGTGGCCTCGCTGCTGGTGTCGGCCAGCGAGGAGGTGGCGCTTCTGGACCGGCCGCCCTATGCGGCCAGCCAGCCGGACGGGATGCCGGCGCCCCTCGACGTGGCCGAACCGGTCCGGCGCGGGGTGCGGGTGCGCGTCGCCGTGGACCGAGAGGGGCTGAGCTTCCAGGGGCGCGCCCGCGGCCTGGGCGATCTGGCCCTGCAGGGTGTGCAGATACGGGTGGGCACGGATCTGCCCACGAAGCTGATCACGGTGGACCGGCGGGTGACCCTGTTGCCGCCGACCGACGCGGCGGACCCGACGGCCTCGGCCCTGGTGGTGAGTGACGCGCTTCTGAGCAACGCGCTGGTGCCGCTGTTCGAGGCGGTCTGGGAACGGGCTGTCCCCATCGGGTCCGTCACGCACGACCGGATCACGGACGAGGACAGGGAGCTGCTGACCATGCTCGCCTCCGGCCTGAAGGACGAGGCGATGGCCCGGCGCCTCGACATCCACGTGCACACGGTTCGCCGCCGCATCACCCGACTGATGCAGGCCCTGAACGCGGAGACCCGGTTCCAGGCGGGGGTGCGGGCGGCCCTGCGGGGCTGGCTGACCGTGTGA
- a CDS encoding M4 family metallopeptidase, with translation MIVGQGIAAVLAAAGLLVTAIPAAHADTATTAAASEVTPGAETETPSLVTGLNEEASATGTAADAARGHLKARKGRYHIADTSAKDLATAGTTTEKGGKETVRLQQKYKGVQVLGGQYLVRMTKKDGKRTVTGTSGNYFTELKLDTVAPKISEKAAIERAIGAVSTKLGGGLLHAPAKGGKPAEQKLAGTAEGVTILPQGTGVLTRQITVTGISPVDGQPVKQQVYIDAHSGFPVLQYSDIKTFGATDTATAAAGATDATPEATLPAGDELVVKGTGTRYNGEKVDVSLYKNTKGLLQTIDYSKRAAATPFEGPMLVTYDARGREVASASGNWPTGVQPFSPATPELGEEYTNSGAVDAHWAAGKVYDYYKNHFDRNSLDDKDGYIYSLVGVVANRQPYNNAFWDGQKMVYGQGGGDYRTFSADTDVVGHEMTHGVVEHTANLVYAGQSGAMNEALADYFGNAIDLEANNVSMDDPDAGLLGEDLCTTLSPRECALRDLNDGATTSKNFIGATYGGDNGGVHLNSTIFSGALWDMRQDLGSELADQIVYRALSAYMTPLDGFTEGRAAVIAAAQELGVTKAQLNTVKKSFDAHGIVPGWEKALGVDTDTLLNKVNIASTGVGAGGGKYAVSNSNADGSEPYSVWLGNTSGKGQPQLMSANNGDYNVYANTDGKTVVWADYSSQGIKIMARPVKGGLAKMVDSIGSDVSGLVVDGDWVAYTAFNPQFGVTNVRYVNMKTGQIGLVDGGRPYNISGLPSIKDGKIAYAKVAPDANGNYKVGVEVFDGATSTKTAMPTPDDVMGIGQTAITDDGVFWIEDNDVTDSGKAAVRRANLDGSNPVTVTPEAGADSLYAYSLTASDDAVSITSTPPATWWANDTMAKLYQVAPDGKGGPQRMSCNRGEQVFGVADEGQRVLWLDGTTGYTNLVKRDRPAGRC, from the coding sequence ATGATCGTCGGCCAGGGCATCGCCGCAGTGCTGGCCGCCGCAGGCCTGTTGGTGACGGCGATACCGGCCGCCCACGCGGACACCGCCACCACGGCCGCCGCGTCCGAGGTGACGCCGGGTGCCGAGACCGAGACTCCGTCGCTCGTCACCGGGCTGAACGAGGAGGCCTCCGCCACCGGCACCGCGGCCGACGCCGCCCGCGGTCACCTCAAGGCCAGGAAGGGCCGCTACCACATCGCGGACACCTCGGCGAAGGACCTGGCCACGGCCGGGACCACGACCGAGAAGGGCGGCAAGGAGACGGTCCGTCTCCAGCAGAAGTACAAGGGCGTCCAGGTCCTGGGCGGCCAGTACCTCGTCCGGATGACCAAGAAGGACGGCAAGCGCACCGTCACCGGCACCTCCGGCAACTACTTCACCGAGCTCAAGCTCGACACGGTCGCCCCGAAGATCTCCGAGAAGGCCGCCATCGAGCGGGCGATCGGCGCCGTCTCCACCAAGCTGGGCGGCGGCCTGCTCCACGCCCCCGCCAAGGGCGGGAAGCCCGCAGAGCAGAAGCTCGCCGGCACCGCCGAGGGCGTCACGATCCTCCCGCAGGGCACCGGCGTGCTCACCCGGCAGATCACCGTCACCGGCATCAGCCCGGTCGACGGGCAGCCGGTGAAGCAGCAGGTGTACATCGACGCGCACTCCGGCTTCCCGGTCCTGCAGTACAGCGACATCAAGACGTTCGGCGCGACGGACACCGCCACGGCCGCCGCCGGCGCGACGGACGCGACCCCCGAGGCGACCCTCCCCGCAGGCGACGAGCTCGTCGTCAAGGGCACGGGCACTCGCTACAACGGCGAGAAGGTCGACGTCAGCCTCTACAAGAACACCAAGGGCCTGCTCCAGACGATCGACTACAGCAAGCGGGCCGCCGCCACCCCGTTCGAGGGCCCCATGCTGGTGACCTACGACGCCCGCGGCCGCGAGGTCGCGAGCGCGTCCGGTAACTGGCCCACCGGCGTCCAGCCGTTCAGCCCGGCCACCCCCGAGCTCGGCGAGGAGTACACCAACTCCGGCGCCGTGGACGCCCACTGGGCGGCCGGCAAGGTCTACGACTACTACAAGAACCACTTCGACCGGAACAGCCTCGACGACAAGGACGGCTACATCTACTCCCTGGTCGGCGTCGTCGCCAACCGCCAGCCGTACAACAACGCCTTCTGGGACGGCCAGAAGATGGTGTACGGCCAGGGCGGCGGCGACTACCGCACCTTCTCCGCCGACACGGACGTCGTCGGCCACGAGATGACGCACGGCGTCGTCGAGCACACCGCGAACCTGGTCTACGCGGGCCAGTCCGGCGCGATGAACGAGGCGCTCGCCGACTACTTCGGCAACGCCATCGACCTGGAGGCGAACAACGTCTCCATGGACGACCCGGACGCCGGTCTGCTCGGTGAGGACCTGTGCACCACGCTCAGCCCGCGCGAGTGCGCCCTGCGTGACCTCAACGACGGTGCCACCACGTCGAAGAACTTCATCGGCGCCACCTACGGCGGTGACAACGGCGGGGTGCACCTCAACTCCACGATCTTCTCCGGCGCCCTGTGGGACATGCGCCAGGACCTCGGCAGCGAGCTCGCCGACCAGATCGTCTACCGCGCCCTGTCCGCGTACATGACCCCCCTCGACGGCTTCACCGAGGGCCGCGCCGCGGTCATCGCCGCCGCGCAGGAGCTGGGCGTCACCAAGGCCCAGCTGAACACCGTGAAGAAGTCGTTCGACGCGCACGGCATCGTTCCCGGCTGGGAGAAGGCGCTCGGCGTCGACACCGACACGCTCCTGAACAAGGTCAACATCGCCAGTACCGGCGTGGGCGCGGGCGGCGGCAAGTACGCCGTCTCCAACTCCAACGCGGACGGCAGCGAGCCGTACTCGGTGTGGCTGGGCAACACGTCAGGCAAGGGCCAGCCGCAGCTGATGAGCGCCAACAACGGCGACTACAACGTCTACGCGAACACCGACGGCAAGACGGTGGTGTGGGCCGACTACAGCAGCCAGGGCATCAAGATCATGGCCCGCCCCGTCAAGGGCGGCCTCGCCAAGATGGTCGACAGCATCGGCAGCGACGTCTCCGGCCTCGTCGTGGACGGCGACTGGGTCGCGTACACCGCCTTCAACCCGCAGTTCGGGGTCACGAACGTCCGGTACGTCAACATGAAGACCGGTCAGATCGGTTTGGTCGACGGCGGTCGCCCCTACAACATCTCGGGTCTGCCCTCCATCAAGGACGGCAAGATCGCCTACGCCAAGGTGGCCCCTGACGCGAACGGCAACTACAAGGTCGGCGTCGAGGTCTTCGACGGCGCGACCAGCACCAAGACGGCGATGCCCACTCCCGACGACGTCATGGGCATCGGCCAGACCGCGATCACCGACGACGGTGTCTTCTGGATCGAGGACAACGACGTCACCGACTCCGGCAAGGCCGCGGTGCGCCGTGCGAACCTCGACGGCTCGAACCCGGTCACCGTCACCCCGGAGGCGGGCGCAGACTCCCTCTACGCCTACAGCCTGACGGCTTCGGACGACGCGGTCAGCATCACGAGCACCCCGCCGGCCACGTGGTGGGCCAACGACACGATGGCGAAGCTGTACCAGGTCGCCCCCGACGGCAAGGGCGGCCCGCAGCGGATGTCCTGCAACCGCGGCGAGCAGGTGTTCGGCGTTGCCGACGAGGGCCAGCGCGTCCTGTGGCTCGACGGCACCACCGGCTACACCAACCTCGTGAAGCGCGACCGCCCGGCGGGCCGGTGCTGA
- a CDS encoding ATP-binding protein, translated as MTNDTTTTMDSATSGGVPDQATAPGREHRQVTPPEDRYATELAFLAAHDSGPRPPGWLLTPRAVVTFVMGSAGEALSLPKGARPRAGVPPRLVIEQKFVGERALVERCVVTLAGERGLLLVGEPGTAKSMLSELLSAAVCGTSALTVQGTAGTTEDQLKYGWNYALLLAQGPTEQALVPSPVLAAMTRGAVARVEEVTRCLPEVQDALVSLLSERRIAVPELAGGEGAQMHAAPGFTLIATANLRDKGVSEMSAALKRRFNFETVGPIGDVDAETALVRRQSRAAVERVGAAYQVDDAVLEALVTAFRDLREGRSVEGWEVERPSTVMSTAEAVSVAGALGLAAAYFPGDRDVLSLLPGHLLGVVRKDDPADAARLLGYWDGPVRRRAEQGSATWRALWDLRAVLEN; from the coding sequence ATGACGAACGACACCACGACCACCATGGACAGCGCCACCTCGGGCGGTGTCCCGGACCAGGCGACGGCGCCCGGCAGGGAGCACCGCCAGGTCACCCCGCCCGAGGACCGGTACGCCACCGAGCTGGCCTTCCTCGCCGCCCACGACTCCGGGCCCCGCCCACCCGGCTGGCTGCTCACCCCGCGTGCCGTCGTCACCTTCGTGATGGGCAGCGCGGGCGAGGCACTGAGCCTGCCGAAGGGCGCCCGGCCCCGGGCCGGGGTGCCGCCCCGCCTGGTGATCGAGCAGAAGTTCGTCGGCGAACGAGCCCTGGTCGAACGGTGCGTGGTCACCCTGGCAGGAGAGCGCGGGCTCCTCCTCGTGGGCGAACCCGGCACCGCCAAGTCCATGCTCTCCGAGTTGCTGTCGGCGGCCGTCTGCGGGACCAGCGCACTCACCGTGCAGGGCACCGCGGGCACCACCGAGGACCAGCTCAAGTACGGCTGGAACTACGCGCTGCTGCTCGCCCAGGGCCCCACCGAGCAGGCCCTGGTGCCCTCCCCGGTGCTCGCCGCCATGACCAGGGGGGCCGTCGCCCGCGTCGAGGAGGTCACCCGCTGTCTGCCGGAGGTCCAGGATGCCCTGGTGTCACTGCTCTCCGAGCGGCGGATCGCGGTCCCCGAACTCGCGGGAGGCGAGGGCGCCCAGATGCACGCGGCCCCCGGGTTCACCCTCATCGCCACCGCCAACCTCCGGGACAAGGGCGTCTCGGAGATGTCCGCCGCGCTGAAGCGGCGCTTCAACTTCGAGACCGTGGGCCCCATCGGGGACGTGGACGCCGAGACCGCGCTCGTCCGGCGCCAGTCACGGGCGGCCGTCGAACGTGTGGGCGCTGCCTACCAGGTGGACGACGCGGTCCTCGAAGCCCTGGTCACCGCTTTCCGGGATCTGCGCGAAGGCCGCTCCGTGGAGGGCTGGGAGGTCGAGCGCCCCTCCACGGTGATGAGCACGGCGGAGGCGGTCTCCGTCGCGGGCGCCCTGGGCCTGGCCGCCGCCTACTTCCCCGGCGACCGGGACGTGCTCTCCCTCCTGCCCGGCCATCTGCTCGGCGTCGTCCGCAAGGACGACCCCGCAGACGCGGCACGGCTGCTGGGGTACTGGGACGGGCCGGTGCGCAGGCGCGCGGAGCAGGGGTCGGCCACCTGGCGTGCCCTGTGGGACCTGCGCGCGGTGCTGGAGAACTGA
- a CDS encoding DUF4132 domain-containing protein translates to MGWVPAGDYEVALEAGKVVCRNGKGRQLKSVPAKLKEDPAVVGLRQLTEWLERHEHQCLTDVEQWMVRSLPVPTAVLARVWPDPAWQAALRDVVVTGADGGVAGFLRDVDPDRGLGLVDLDGDTVRITPDVVSVPHPVLLDDLDDLREFAVELGVSQNVEQLFREVWRRPPGLAPDTTSVDTYAGGVFKELRFLHGRVTQLGYRSRGGYAVCPVIEDGATAEARIWIGEHDGYDEYGTETGPLGWTDPAGRALTAAEVGPVAWSEGMRMAAALYAGRDVADEEQAA, encoded by the coding sequence ATGGGGTGGGTTCCGGCGGGCGACTACGAAGTCGCTCTGGAAGCGGGCAAGGTGGTCTGCCGCAACGGGAAGGGGCGGCAGCTGAAGTCGGTTCCGGCCAAATTGAAGGAGGACCCGGCGGTCGTCGGGCTCCGGCAGTTGACCGAGTGGCTGGAGCGGCACGAGCACCAGTGCCTGACCGACGTCGAGCAGTGGATGGTGCGTTCGCTGCCCGTCCCCACGGCTGTGCTTGCCCGGGTCTGGCCCGACCCGGCGTGGCAGGCGGCCCTGCGGGACGTGGTGGTCACCGGCGCGGACGGCGGGGTCGCCGGGTTCCTGCGCGATGTCGACCCCGACCGCGGCCTCGGTCTCGTCGACCTCGACGGCGACACGGTCCGCATCACCCCGGACGTCGTCAGCGTGCCCCACCCCGTCCTCCTCGACGACCTCGACGATCTGCGGGAGTTCGCGGTCGAACTGGGGGTGAGCCAGAACGTCGAGCAGCTGTTCCGCGAGGTGTGGCGCCGCCCGCCGGGTCTCGCCCCGGACACCACCTCCGTGGACACCTACGCCGGCGGCGTGTTCAAGGAACTGCGCTTCCTGCACGGCCGCGTCACCCAGCTCGGGTACCGCTCGCGCGGCGGATACGCGGTCTGCCCGGTCATCGAGGACGGTGCCACGGCCGAGGCACGCATCTGGATCGGTGAGCACGACGGATACGACGAGTACGGCACCGAGACGGGCCCCCTGGGCTGGACCGACCCCGCGGGGCGCGCGCTGACGGCCGCCGAGGTCGGCCCCGTCGCGTGGTCCGAGGGCATGCGCATGGCGGCGGCGCTCTACGCCGGCCGCGACGTGGCGGACGAGGAGCAGGCGGCATGA